AATGTGCTGATCAATCATTTTGACATCAGGGACGCAGCTAAGCTAAGCAAATTAGAGCTTACCCACTGGAGACATAACGTATTGGCTTTGCCTGGTAAATTAGCCAGTCAACTAAAGTTTAATTTAGCGCTTTGGCAGCTGATCCACAAGGAAACCTTTGGCACCGTCTATCCTTGGGCAGGGAAGCTCCGGAGTGTAATGATCTCCAAAGGCAATGCTGTACATGCCGCGCCACGTATGATTGAGCCCTATGCCAACCACTTACTTCAGGAGCTGAAGGCAGCGGGGTATTTAAAGGGACTGGATAGGGAGCAGTTCCTATTGAAGGGATCTTATTTTTTTGAGGAACTGAATGCCGTTCACCCCTTCCGGGAGGGAAACACCAGAACACTAAAGGTTTTCTTTTCCCTTTTGTCCCGACAGGCGGGGTATGAGATAGACTGGCGCAAAGTTTCGGCACAGCAGTACCAACAGGCAGAGCAGGCATCTTTTGCTGTAGGAAACAAAGGCCCCTCCCCTTTTTACCCGCTGTTTAAGGAGGCCCTTGAGTCCGTCGAGTTATCAAATAAGCAATCTATCAGGTTCAAACTATGAGTGAGAATAACCAAGGCGAGACATGCGCAGCGTGTGATCCTAAGACCCACATCAGCGCAGAGGTGAAGGCTATGTT
This genomic interval from Pontibacter kalidii contains the following:
- a CDS encoding Fic/DOC family protein is translated as MNDRYCYPGTNVLINHFDIRDAAKLSKLELTHWRHNVLALPGKLASQLKFNLALWQLIHKETFGTVYPWAGKLRSVMISKGNAVHAAPRMIEPYANHLLQELKAAGYLKGLDREQFLLKGSYFFEELNAVHPFREGNTRTLKVFFSLLSRQAGYEIDWRKVSAQQYQQAEQASFAVGNKGPSPFYPLFKEALESVELSNKQSIRFKL